From the Methanofastidiosum sp. genome, the window GGGATTAGTCCCTCAGTGGGAGGGGCCATAAATGTTATCTGTTTTATAGCACTTACCAATTTTTCAGCATATTCCCAGTCTACCTTTTTGGGATTAATGTCAAGATCCAGGCCCGAAAGCTGTTCTATTTCCTCAACTTTTTTATTAGACACTCTTGTGAAATCAGAAACTAAAAAGGTTCTTACTCTCGTGGCACTTGAGTTTTTAATCATAGAAAGTATATCGTCAGCAGAACTCCCATGAGGATGTGGCTTCATTTCTTTTGGATTTTTTGGGATCACTCTAACATTTCTGTCAAAGAGTATCTTTGTACCGTCAGGTTCAACAAAAAGAATTCGCGTATGTGGATTTGCAATTGCAGTCATCTTAAGGTAACTATAAGGTCCGTACTTTGATCTGTTGTACTGAAGGTTCTTTGCTTCAAGATTTATTCTTGTACCCCTCCACTTATCAGGATTCTTTGAGGTTTCATGGGATAAGATCTCTCCCGCATTTTTTTCAACATCTATCTTGATATTTACCTTATTTATAGTCTTATCACCTGTAGAAGTTACCACCTCAGTTGATTTTCCTGTACTAACTTGAGAATACATAACTGCTCCTGAAACACCAATTCCTTGTTGACCTCTAGATTGAATATTTCTATGTGCCTTGCTTCCAGCAAGCATTTTACCAAAGACGTGAGGTATATAATCTAAAGGGATCCCTGAAGCGTTATCTTCCATTATAATTCTGTAATGTTCTGGACCTATTTCAGTAATGTAAACTGAAATATCGGGGAAAAGTCTCGCTTCCTCACAAGCGTCAAGCGAATTTGTAACCCCTTCATGAACAAGTGTTGTTAATGAACGTAATTTACCAGTATATCCTAGCATTGCTACATTCTTTTTAAAGAACTCAGAAACACTTTGCATTTTAAATGACTTAAATATTTCATCAGCATGTTTGACTTTCGTTTCTGACATCCAATTTCACCTATTGATAACTAGTATTTAATTCTTTATAAGCCTTGCTATAGTGAATTTTGAATTATTTTATAATATTTGATAATTTAATAGAAACTTCTTCTAAAGTAGAGTTAACAAATATAGATTTCTTTTTATTATGTTCGCCTTTTACTATGGTGATCTCTCCTATAATGCTCTTAAAAAACGTCTGAAGCTCTTTGTTTGCCTGGCCTTTCATAGCCGGAGATGTAATTTTTATCCTTATTCTCTTACTCCACTCGTTATATTCAATACGAAATTCACTTGAATTTGGGACAACTTCGATGTCGATTAAAGTACCGCCTCTGCTTTCTTTTAGAGCTTCTCTCATCTTATCACTAATTAGTTTTATAAACTTAATAAATTGAACTCTTAAAAAAGTTACTTGGGAGTATCTATGACAAAGATAACTTTTTTGGGTAGTGGCGGAGGAAGATTCATGACTATTACCCAAAAACGTGGAACGGGCGGATTCTATATCGAGGATAGAATAAATATTCACGTAGACCCAGGACCTGGTGCCCATCTTAGATCAATTCAAAACGGACTTGATCCAAGAAAGACTGATGCCCTTTTAATCTCTCACTGTCACACAGATCATTTTAATGATGTGCCGATAATGGTTGAGAGTATGACCGGGGGAATGTTGAAAAAAGAGGGCCATGTTATCGGTAGCAAAAGTGTCATTGAAGGAAGAGATGAGTTCGCATCAATTATTTTCCCCTATTACCGAAAAAATTTGAGAGGAATATATTCCCTTTCCCCGGGAGAAACTATTGACATCAAAGGGCAGAGAATTGAAGCATTGAAGGCAAAACATTCAGACCCATTTGGAATCGGATTTAAGATACATACTACCTCAGGCTCTATTTCATATACCTCAGATACTGAATATTTTGACGACATGTTGGATCAGTATCTCGGTTCTAGGGTAATGATCATTAACGTTACAAGGCCAAACGGAGACAGAATTCCTTTCCACCTTTCAACTGAGGACGCAATAATCATATTAAAAAAGATAAAGCCCGAAGTTGCAATTGTTACACATATTGGGTACAAGATGCACCTAAGAGGTGCAGAAGAAGAGAGAAGATTTATTCAAGAGAACACCGGAGTCAAAACCTTGATTGCCGATGAAGGATTAAAGATTTATATGAATGGGCAACTTAGCTACCAAGAGACGGTGAAATAATGTTGGATAAAGACTATGGCGGCAAGGAAATTGAAAAGAAATGGCAGAATTATTGGCTTGAAAAAGAAATATTCAAATTTAACCCTGAAAAAAATGGTGAAGTATACGTTCTTGATACGCCACCACCATTTACATCAGGTTCACTCCACATGGGACATGTAATGGATTTCACATGGATTGATTTCGTACAGAGATACAAGAGAATGAGAGGATTCAATGTCTACTGTCCACAGGGATTTGACTGTCATGGACTTCCAACAGAGTTAAAGGTTGAGCGCGAATTTAAGATATCTAAAGATGACAAAGAAGCTTTTATTGAAAAATGTAAAGAGTGGACTGTCCAATGTGTCGACAGGATGAGAAGGCAGATGACCGATATCGGTTATTTCCCGGATTGGTCAAGAATGTACCTCACAATGAAACCTGAATATATTAAACTTATCCAAAAAACATTAATTGATTTTTATAATAAAGGATACCTATTTAGAGAAAAACATCCTATACTCTGGTGCCCAAGATGCATGACGGCTCTTGCAAAGGCCGAAGTAGGATATGAAGAAAAAGATGGAAAACTATACTACCTTAAACTTCCAGTCGAAGGTGGAAAAGAGTATGTTGAGATTGCAACAACAAGGCCAGAGTTGATGCCATCATGTGTGGGCGTATTCTTTAATCCAAAGGATCCTAGATATCAAAATTTTAAAGGTAAAAATGTTTCCCTGCCTTTATTCGGCAGAAAAGTTCCAATACTGTCTGATGAAGAAGTTGACATGTCTTTTGGAACAGGCGTAGTTTATTGCTGTACCTATGGTGACGAAC encodes:
- the top6B gene encoding DNA topoisomerase VI subunit B, with protein sequence MSETKVKHADEIFKSFKMQSVSEFFKKNVAMLGYTGKLRSLTTLVHEGVTNSLDACEEARLFPDISVYITEIGPEHYRIIMEDNASGIPLDYIPHVFGKMLAGSKAHRNIQSRGQQGIGVSGAVMYSQVSTGKSTEVVTSTGDKTINKVNIKIDVEKNAGEILSHETSKNPDKWRGTRINLEAKNLQYNRSKYGPYSYLKMTAIANPHTRILFVEPDGTKILFDRNVRVIPKNPKEMKPHPHGSSADDILSMIKNSSATRVRTFLVSDFTRVSNKKVEEIEQLSGLDLDINPKKVDWEYAEKLVSAIKQITFMAPPTEGLIPIGAETVKLGLEGILAPEFVHTVTRSPQTYQGGIAFIVEAGIAYGGGAGNNGLDIIRYANRTPLIFDQGGCCITEAAKSIEWKRYGIKDDSAPLTIFVNLVSTHIPYTSAGKQAIATEEEIYNEIRFALMDAGRALSRYLSGKRRASEKLTKKKTLLRYVIETSNALGSLVKVDDNSKIIKALTDIVEKKYDFEENNGEEEVTTVSEENGIEEVSENGD
- a CDS encoding MBL fold metallo-hydrolase, yielding MTKITFLGSGGGRFMTITQKRGTGGFYIEDRINIHVDPGPGAHLRSIQNGLDPRKTDALLISHCHTDHFNDVPIMVESMTGGMLKKEGHVIGSKSVIEGRDEFASIIFPYYRKNLRGIYSLSPGETIDIKGQRIEALKAKHSDPFGIGFKIHTTSGSISYTSDTEYFDDMLDQYLGSRVMIINVTRPNGDRIPFHLSTEDAIIILKKIKPEVAIVTHIGYKMHLRGAEEERRFIQENTGVKTLIADEGLKIYMNGQLSYQETVK
- a CDS encoding YggU family protein, which gives rise to MREALKESRGGTLIDIEVVPNSSEFRIEYNEWSKRIRIKITSPAMKGQANKELQTFFKSIIGEITIVKGEHNKKKSIFVNSTLEEVSIKLSNIIK